The following are from one region of the Candidatus Rokuibacteriota bacterium genome:
- a CDS encoding TRAP transporter small permease, translating to MATVISTEVFFRYVLNSSLYFSEELSRFCFIWAGFLGASLALRDGGHIGVTLVVDRLSPGLREWALAGARVLVLALLLVVVVTGASVLPDQWEQQTSTLGFSVFWFYLAVPVGALLMAVQLLGLLCSPRSR from the coding sequence ATGGCCACCGTCATCAGCACGGAGGTCTTCTTCCGCTACGTCCTGAACAGCTCCCTCTATTTCTCCGAGGAGCTGTCGCGCTTCTGCTTCATCTGGGCGGGCTTCCTCGGGGCGAGCCTGGCCCTGCGCGACGGCGGCCACATCGGTGTGACCCTGGTGGTGGACCGACTCTCGCCGGGCCTCCGCGAGTGGGCGCTTGCCGGGGCGCGGGTCCTCGTGCTGGCGCTGCTCCTGGTGGTGGTGGTGACTGGGGCCTCGGTGCTCCCCGACCAGTGGGAGCAGCAGACCTCCACCCTCGGCTTCAGCGTGTTCTGGTTCTACCTGGCGGTGCCCGTCGGAGCGCTGCTCATGGCGGTGCAGCTGCTCGGCCTCCTGTGCTCGCCGCGATCACGCTGA
- a CDS encoding TRAP transporter large permease yields MLAAITLTFFATALLGVPVAFALGLSSLAAVLFSSDLPLRMIPERMLAAVDSFPLLAIPLFMLAGELMESAGILSRLVEFARVLVGHIRGGLAHVCVVCEMILSGVTGTAVGDAAALASVFLGPMKREYDEEFGAGVVAAAANIGPIIPPSAAMIVYAIMAGSSVSIAGLFLAGMVPGILIGGGMMALAWAIARRRGYPVAGMRPRARDVALRTWQALPVLLMPVVVIGGMVGGVFTATEAAAIAVVYALVVGFFVTRELRLAHLWPALVRSGATTSIVVILIALASSVTFLLTVEQVPATVASFLKSVTASPTVFLTLVMLFLIVVGMFLESNAAYIMLVPILHPIALQYGVDPLHFGLVFVLNLVIGMLTPPVGVVLFVVASLSGLTMERLVRGVWPFVVLQFGVLFLCVYFPGLYLWVPRLFGY; encoded by the coding sequence GTGCTCGCCGCGATCACGCTGACGTTCTTCGCCACGGCGCTCCTCGGGGTGCCGGTGGCCTTCGCGCTCGGCCTCTCGAGCCTGGCCGCCGTGCTCTTCTCCTCGGACCTGCCGCTCCGCATGATCCCCGAGCGGATGCTCGCGGCGGTTGACTCGTTCCCGCTGCTCGCCATCCCGCTCTTCATGCTGGCCGGGGAGCTGATGGAATCGGCCGGCATCCTCTCGCGCCTGGTCGAGTTCGCCCGCGTCCTCGTCGGGCATATCCGCGGGGGCCTGGCGCACGTGTGCGTGGTGTGCGAGATGATCCTCTCGGGCGTGACCGGCACCGCGGTCGGGGACGCCGCCGCGCTCGCCAGCGTCTTCCTCGGCCCGATGAAGCGGGAGTACGACGAGGAGTTCGGCGCCGGCGTCGTCGCGGCCGCGGCGAACATCGGGCCGATCATCCCGCCGTCGGCGGCGATGATCGTCTACGCCATCATGGCGGGGTCGAGCGTCTCGATCGCCGGCCTCTTCCTCGCGGGGATGGTGCCGGGAATCCTGATCGGGGGCGGCATGATGGCCCTCGCGTGGGCGATCGCGCGCCGCCGCGGCTACCCTGTGGCGGGGATGCGCCCCCGCGCCCGGGACGTGGCCCTTCGCACGTGGCAGGCGCTCCCGGTGCTGCTGATGCCGGTGGTCGTGATCGGGGGCATGGTCGGGGGCGTGTTCACTGCGACGGAGGCTGCGGCGATCGCGGTGGTCTACGCCCTCGTGGTGGGTTTCTTCGTCACACGCGAGCTGAGGCTGGCGCATCTCTGGCCCGCGCTCGTCCGGAGCGGCGCGACGACGTCGATCGTGGTCATCCTGATCGCGCTGGCATCATCGGTCACCTTCCTCCTGACCGTCGAGCAGGTGCCCGCGACGGTCGCCTCGTTCCTCAAGTCCGTTACGGCAAGCCCGACGGTGTTCCTGACCCTCGTGATGCTGTTCCTGATCGTCGTCGGCATGTTCCTGGAATCGAACGCCGCGTACATCATGCTGGTCCCGATCCTCCATCCGATCGCGCTCCAGTACGGCGTCGACCCACTCCACTTCGGGCTCGTCTTCGTGCTCAACCTGGTCATCGGCATGCTCACGCCGCCGGTCGGCGTTGTGCTCTTCGTGGTCGCGAGCCTGTCGGGGCTCACGATGGAGCGGCTCGTCCGCGGCGTCTGGCCGTTCGTCGTGCTGCAGTTCGGGGTTCTGTTCCTGTGTGTCTACTTCCCGGGCCTCTACCTGTGGGTCCCGAGGCTGTTCGGATACTAA